In Cyanobium sp. AMD-g, one genomic interval encodes:
- a CDS encoding NAD(P)-dependent oxidoreductase, with amino-acid sequence MTSTDELWSSKRILITGGAGFIGSTLALRLADLGAQVTVIDSLVPEYGGNLFNLRECEDRIRINYSDIRDTFSLKPLLTDVDILFNLAGQTSHMDSMSEPHTDLNINCGAQLNLLETCRRINPTIRIVFASTRQIYGKPHYLPVDEAHPISPVDINGIHKYAAEQYYGLYHSLYGIRSCILRLTNTIGPRMRIKDARQTFVGIWIRRLLEDDPIEVWGGEQLRDFNDVEDVVDALLTAAWNASSYGQVYNLGSVQRISLRQLAELMISLHGAGDLVIKDYPEERRKIDIGDYYSSHDKFSEITGWSPRIPLEQTLERTLAFYQSHRAPYL; translated from the coding sequence ATGACCTCAACCGATGAACTCTGGTCCAGCAAGCGCATCCTCATCACGGGTGGCGCTGGATTCATCGGATCCACTCTGGCACTTCGTCTTGCAGACCTCGGGGCTCAGGTAACGGTGATTGACAGCCTGGTTCCTGAATATGGCGGTAACCTCTTCAACCTGCGGGAATGCGAAGATCGCATCCGCATCAATTATTCCGATATTCGCGACACGTTCTCCCTAAAACCATTACTGACAGACGTCGACATTCTCTTCAATCTTGCAGGGCAGACCAGTCATATGGACTCGATGAGTGAACCACATACCGATCTCAACATCAACTGTGGCGCCCAACTTAATCTTCTCGAAACCTGTCGACGCATCAACCCCACCATCCGCATCGTGTTTGCCAGCACGCGGCAAATCTATGGCAAGCCCCACTACCTGCCAGTAGACGAAGCCCATCCAATTTCCCCAGTCGACATCAATGGCATACACAAATATGCTGCTGAACAGTATTATGGCCTCTATCACAGTCTTTACGGAATCCGATCCTGCATCCTCCGGCTCACCAATACCATCGGGCCTCGAATGCGCATCAAGGATGCTCGACAGACCTTCGTCGGAATCTGGATCCGCCGCCTCCTGGAGGACGATCCAATCGAGGTCTGGGGTGGCGAACAGCTCAGGGACTTCAATGATGTCGAAGATGTGGTCGACGCCCTGCTCACCGCAGCCTGGAACGCGAGCAGCTACGGGCAGGTCTACAACCTGGGAAGTGTGCAGAGAATCAGCCTGCGGCAGTTAGCCGAGCTGATGATCAGCCTTCATGGCGCCGGCGACTTGGTGATCAAGGACTATCCAGAGGAGCGTCGCAAGATCGACATCGGTGACTACTACTCCAGCCATGATAAGTTCAGTGAAATTACGGGCTGGAGCCCTAGGATCCCTCTCGAGCAGACACTGGAGCGCACTCTCGCCTTCTACCAGTCGCACCGGGCTCCCTATCTCTGA